From Blastochloris viridis, one genomic window encodes:
- a CDS encoding BCD family MFS transporter has translation MSNETPPNPELPAVQFWSKFTSQLMPFADAASVDLPFGRLLRLSLFQFTVGMATAMLVGTLNRVMIVELGMGAWLVAAMIAIPLLVAPFRAIIGFKSDHYRSSLGWKRVPFIWFGTMLQFGGFAFMPWALMIMSGDAVGPVWVGHVGGALSFLAVGAGMQTVQTAGLALATDRASEQSRPRVVAMMYVMLLVGMLVGAFGYGLLLQDFSVLRLIQVIQGLAVVSLVLNLIALWGQEPRNSKRVAIVEPPFGEVWRGFVKQTHAARFLVALGLGTAAFNMQDIVLEPYGGEILGLSVSATTALTALMAAGSLVAFGLAARLLGRGMDPCRLARFGMLIGVAAFIVVILAGPLELPLLFRIGVALIGFAGGLFSVGTLTFAMGLDAEQNGLALGAWGAVQATAAGGAIALGGALRDVVSEFASLGLLGPAMNSPLAGYEFVYSIELLLLFAALVVIGPLVKSHGQHRSRRDSSFGLAEFPG, from the coding sequence ATGAGTAACGAGACCCCGCCGAACCCGGAACTGCCGGCCGTCCAGTTCTGGAGCAAGTTCACCTCCCAGCTGATGCCGTTCGCGGACGCGGCCTCGGTGGATCTGCCGTTCGGCCGGCTGCTTCGGCTGTCGCTGTTCCAGTTCACCGTCGGCATGGCGACCGCCATGTTGGTGGGAACGCTGAACCGGGTGATGATCGTCGAGCTGGGCATGGGCGCCTGGCTGGTGGCGGCGATGATCGCGATCCCGCTGCTGGTCGCGCCGTTCCGCGCCATCATCGGCTTCAAGTCGGACCATTACCGGTCGTCGCTGGGCTGGAAGCGGGTGCCGTTCATCTGGTTCGGCACCATGCTTCAGTTCGGCGGCTTTGCCTTCATGCCGTGGGCGCTGATGATCATGTCGGGCGACGCGGTGGGGCCGGTGTGGGTCGGCCACGTTGGCGGAGCACTGTCATTTCTGGCAGTCGGTGCTGGCATGCAGACGGTGCAGACCGCAGGTCTTGCGCTCGCCACTGACCGTGCGTCGGAACAATCGCGGCCCCGCGTGGTGGCGATGATGTACGTCATGCTGCTGGTTGGCATGCTGGTCGGCGCGTTCGGATATGGCCTGCTGCTGCAGGACTTCAGCGTGCTGCGGCTGATCCAGGTGATCCAGGGCCTCGCCGTGGTGTCGCTGGTGCTGAACCTGATTGCGTTGTGGGGCCAGGAGCCGCGCAACTCCAAGCGCGTCGCCATCGTCGAGCCGCCGTTCGGCGAGGTGTGGCGTGGCTTCGTCAAACAGACACACGCTGCTCGCTTCCTGGTCGCCCTTGGCCTGGGAACGGCGGCGTTCAACATGCAGGATATCGTGCTGGAGCCGTATGGCGGGGAAATCCTCGGCCTGTCGGTTTCGGCGACGACCGCGCTGACCGCGCTGATGGCAGCTGGATCTCTGGTTGCCTTTGGGCTCGCCGCCCGTCTGCTCGGCCGCGGAATGGATCCGTGTCGGCTTGCCAGATTCGGCATGCTGATCGGTGTGGCGGCGTTTATCGTCGTCATTCTCGCCGGCCCGCTGGAGCTACCGCTGCTGTTCCGTATCGGCGTTGCGCTGATCGGTTTCGCCGGCGGTCTGTTCTCAGTGGGCACCTTGACCTTTGCCATGGGTCTCGATGCCGAGCAAAATGGGCTCGCGCTCGGGGCCTGGGGTGCGGTCCAAGCCACTGCCGCTGGTGGGGCAATCGCTCTAGGCGGCGCGCTACGTGACGTGGTATCCGAGTTCGCTTCCCTCGGGCTGCTCGGCCCGGCGATGAACAGCCCGCTCGCCGGTTATGAGTTCGTCTATTCCATCGAACTGCTCCTGCTGTTCGCCGCGCTCGTCGTGATCGGACCGCTGGTAAAATCCCATGGCCAGCACCGTTCTCGTCGGGATTCCTCGTTTGGTCTTGCCGAATTCCCCGGCTAG
- the puhB gene encoding photosynthetic complex putative assembly protein PuhB produces the protein MSHDDFEGEYAPGLPGPLPAGEDMLWQGAPQWRRLAVQAFHVRAVAAYFALLIVWALLAGYGSETTKALTLTVSWLFTGGAVAVGVFLLAAWATTRSTVITITTRRVIIQCGVVLQMTFNLPFKAIERAALRLYSDGTGDIPLTLSPSSTVNYVAMWPYVRPWRFERPEPMLRCIPDAAKVSEILANAMSAAAAARAEQHAKDEAWFGGNDGAGHAAPAAAGTAEAAAPNEATATEIETDQPKSASVNK, from the coding sequence GTGAGCCACGACGATTTCGAAGGTGAGTATGCTCCTGGCCTGCCGGGTCCACTCCCGGCAGGCGAGGACATGCTCTGGCAGGGGGCGCCGCAGTGGCGGCGCCTCGCTGTACAAGCGTTCCATGTACGGGCGGTCGCAGCGTATTTTGCGCTGCTGATCGTCTGGGCCCTGCTTGCCGGCTATGGTTCGGAGACGACCAAGGCACTTACCCTCACCGTGAGCTGGCTGTTCACGGGCGGTGCGGTTGCGGTCGGCGTCTTCCTGCTCGCCGCTTGGGCCACCACACGGAGCACGGTGATCACCATCACCACCCGTCGGGTCATCATCCAGTGCGGCGTGGTGCTGCAGATGACGTTCAATTTGCCGTTCAAGGCGATCGAACGCGCTGCCCTCCGGCTTTATTCCGACGGCACCGGCGACATTCCGCTGACGCTGAGCCCGAGCAGCACCGTCAACTACGTCGCGATGTGGCCGTACGTGCGGCCGTGGCGTTTCGAGCGCCCCGAGCCGATGCTGCGGTGCATTCCCGATGCCGCGAAGGTTTCTGAAATCCTCGCCAACGCAATGAGTGCCGCCGCCGCCGCGCGCGCCGAGCAGCATGCCAAGGACGAGGCGTGGTTCGGCGGCAACGACGGCGCGGGACACGCGGCGCCGGCCGCAGCCGGTACCGCCGAGGCGGCTGCGCCGAACGAGGCGACCGCGACCGAGATCGAGACGGACCAGCCGAAGTCGGCCTCGGTCAATAAGTAA
- the rpe gene encoding ribulose-phosphate 3-epimerase, with protein MSMVIAPSILSADFARLGEEVNTVLAGGADWIHFDVMDGHYVPNLTIGPPVLASLRKVTTAPIDVHLMVEPVDLLVEMFANAGANLISFHPEASRHVDRTVELIRSKGCQAGLVLNPATPLSVLDWVLPKLDLVLLMTVNPGFGGQAFIEGMLPKIAATRRLIEESGRDIRLQVDGGVTVKNIGRVAKAGADTFVAGSAIFGSSDYAATIKAMRAEIDAAFQVAA; from the coding sequence ATGAGCATGGTGATCGCGCCGTCGATCCTGTCGGCCGATTTTGCGCGGCTCGGCGAGGAGGTGAACACCGTCCTCGCCGGCGGCGCCGACTGGATCCACTTCGACGTGATGGATGGCCACTACGTCCCGAACCTCACCATCGGACCGCCGGTGCTGGCCTCGCTGCGCAAGGTGACCACGGCGCCGATCGACGTCCACCTGATGGTCGAGCCGGTTGACCTGCTGGTGGAGATGTTCGCCAATGCCGGCGCCAATCTCATCAGCTTCCACCCCGAAGCCAGCCGCCACGTCGACCGCACCGTCGAGTTGATCCGCTCCAAGGGCTGCCAGGCCGGCCTGGTGCTCAACCCGGCCACGCCGTTGTCGGTGCTCGACTGGGTATTGCCCAAGCTCGACCTGGTTCTGCTGATGACCGTCAACCCCGGCTTCGGCGGACAGGCCTTCATCGAAGGCATGCTGCCGAAGATCGCCGCCACACGGCGGCTGATCGAGGAGTCGGGCCGCGACATCCGGCTTCAGGTCGATGGCGGGGTGACGGTGAAGAACATCGGCCGGGTTGCCAAGGCCGGCGCCGATACCTTTGTCGCCGGCAGCGCGATTTTCGGCTCGTCCGACTATGCCGCCACCATCAAGGCGATGCGGGCCGAGATCGATGCCGCGTTTCAGGTCGCCGCCTAA
- the puhA gene encoding photosynthetic reaction center subunit H — protein MYHGALAQHLDIAQLVWYAQWLVIWTVVLLYLRREDRREGYPLVEPLGLVKLAPEDGQVYELPYPKTFVLPHGGTVTVPRRRPETRELKLAQTDGFEGAPLQPTGNPLVDAVGPASYAERAEVVDATVDGKAKIVPLRVATDFSIAEGDVDPRGLPVVAADGVEAGTVTDLWVDRSEHYFRYLELSVAGSARTALIPLGFCDVKKDKIVVTSILSEQFANVPRLQSRDQITLREEDKVSAYYAGGLLYATPERAESLL, from the coding sequence ATGTATCACGGCGCTCTCGCTCAACATTTAGACATCGCACAACTCGTATGGTACGCGCAGTGGCTGGTCATCTGGACGGTTGTCCTGCTGTACCTCCGCCGTGAGGACCGTCGCGAAGGCTACCCGCTGGTCGAGCCGCTTGGTCTCGTCAAGCTGGCGCCGGAAGACGGCCAGGTCTACGAGCTGCCCTATCCCAAGACGTTCGTGCTCCCGCACGGCGGCACCGTCACGGTTCCGCGTCGTCGTCCGGAAACCCGCGAACTGAAGCTCGCGCAGACCGACGGCTTCGAAGGCGCCCCGCTGCAGCCGACCGGCAATCCGCTGGTCGACGCCGTCGGCCCGGCTTCGTATGCCGAGCGTGCGGAAGTGGTCGACGCCACGGTTGACGGCAAGGCCAAGATCGTCCCGCTGCGCGTTGCGACCGACTTCTCGATCGCGGAAGGCGACGTCGATCCGCGTGGCCTGCCGGTGGTTGCCGCTGACGGCGTCGAGGCTGGTACGGTTACCGACCTCTGGGTCGACCGCTCGGAGCACTATTTCCGCTACCTCGAGCTCTCGGTGGCCGGCAGCGCCCGCACCGCGCTGATCCCGCTCGGCTTCTGCGACGTCAAGAAGGACAAGATCGTCGTGACGTCGATCCTGTCCGAGCAGTTCGCCAACGTGCCGCGTCTGCAGAGCCGCGACCAGATCACGCTGCGCGAAGAAGACAAGGTGTCGGCCTACTACGCTGGCGGTCTGCTCTACGCGACGCCGGAGCGTGCGGAATCGTTGCTGTGA
- the bchM gene encoding magnesium protoporphyrin IX methyltransferase: protein MGTASYQERRGELETYFDRTAVEAWSKLTSDAPVSGVRATVRAGRDRMRATLLSWLPADLAGRRLLDAGCGTGALSVEAARRGADVVAIDLSPTLVGLAAERLPKDLGAGSIDFRVGDMLDPDLGRFDHVVAMDSLIHYEAADIIRVLAGIAPRTSSSILFTFAPRTPLLTLMHLIGRLFPRGDRAPAIVPVTAAELARLVAAEPVLAGWRPGRLQRVTSGFYISEAMELVRS from the coding sequence GCGGTCGAGGCGTGGTCCAAGCTGACGTCCGACGCGCCGGTCAGCGGCGTCCGCGCGACCGTACGTGCCGGGCGCGATCGCATGCGCGCCACGCTGCTGTCCTGGTTGCCGGCGGACCTCGCCGGCCGGCGGCTGCTGGACGCCGGCTGTGGCACCGGCGCGCTGTCGGTCGAAGCGGCGCGGCGCGGCGCCGATGTGGTGGCGATCGACCTGTCGCCGACCCTGGTCGGCCTCGCCGCCGAGCGGCTGCCGAAAGACCTCGGCGCCGGCTCGATCGATTTCCGCGTCGGCGACATGCTCGACCCCGACCTCGGCCGTTTCGACCATGTCGTGGCGATGGATTCACTGATCCATTACGAGGCGGCGGACATTATCCGGGTTCTGGCCGGCATCGCCCCGCGCACCTCGAGCTCGATCCTGTTCACCTTTGCACCTCGCACCCCGCTTCTGACCCTGATGCACCTGATCGGCCGCCTGTTCCCGCGTGGCGACCGCGCGCCGGCAATCGTGCCGGTGACCGCGGCCGAACTCGCGCGGCTGGTCGCGGCCGAGCCGGTGCTGGCCGGATGGCGGCCCGGGCGCTTGCAGCGCGTCACCAGTGGCTTCTACATTTCCGAGGCCATGGAGCTCGTCCGCTCATGA
- the puhC gene encoding photosynthetic complex assembly protein PuhC, producing the protein MDGTPPQPRNRLSLRTLLGFAAAVAVVAVLVFGPHLRGDIGVPPDAQPRTVVETRDLRFETNDEGHIAVFDAVSTDRIYLLEGDKWGFLRGMVRAFAHERKVAGDGSDKPYRLSLFSDGRLTLTDLSTGRDFVLNAFGPTNIAQFTRFLKSQEGKAGEATQ; encoded by the coding sequence GTGGACGGAACGCCCCCCCAGCCTCGGAATCGGCTTTCGCTGCGAACCCTGCTGGGGTTCGCAGCGGCGGTGGCCGTTGTCGCGGTGCTCGTGTTCGGCCCCCACCTGAGGGGTGATATCGGCGTTCCGCCTGATGCGCAGCCGCGCACGGTGGTTGAAACCCGCGATCTGCGGTTTGAGACCAACGACGAGGGCCACATCGCGGTGTTCGACGCGGTGAGCACGGATCGCATCTATCTGCTCGAGGGCGACAAATGGGGCTTTTTGCGCGGCATGGTTCGTGCGTTTGCTCATGAGCGCAAGGTCGCCGGCGACGGTAGTGACAAGCCTTATCGCCTGTCGCTGTTTTCCGATGGTCGCCTGACGCTGACCGATCTTTCAACCGGACGTGACTTCGTCCTCAACGCGTTCGGGCCGACCAACATCGCCCAGTTCACCCGGTTCCTCAAATCCCAGGAAGGCAAGGCGGGAGAGGCGACGCAATGA
- the tkt gene encoding transketolase, protein MNQVQKITSATSLTWPVTAALRALAIDAVEAAKSGHPGAPMGMAEIAAVLWRQHLRHDPADPTWPDRDRFVLSNGHASMLIYGLLHLTGYDLPLSELKRFRQMHAKTPGHPEVGVTVGVETTTGPLGQGFANAVGMAIAEKTLAAQFNRPGHTVVDHRTFVFLGDGCLMEGISHEAASLAGRLGLGKLVALYDDNGISIDGKVEEWFADDTPARFEAYGWHVVRDVDGHDPAAIDAAITVALGVGKPSLICCKTVIGRGAPTKQGTENSHGAPLGPDEAAKAKAAFGWSHPPFVVPDDVYAQWNQRARGAGLHADWTQRFEAYRAAFPELAAEFERRINGDLPATFPAATAHALAEAKAAGNVASRKAGQVALSAYAPDLPELLGGSADLTHSNLTNFKGSTPITRDAAGNTILFGVREFGMSAIANGIALHGGFIPFVATFLVFSDYARNAIRMSALMGQRVVYVFTHDSIALGEDGPTHQPVEHVESLRLIPNLDVWRPADAVETAFAWRAALVRKDGPTAIVLSRQTLPAQPREAATEAAIANGGYVLSEPAAKPAAVLVATGSEVALATAARDLLAADNIAVRVVSMPCREAFERLGTAEQATVIDRAIPHVAVEAGVTRGWRAVVGFGGDVVGLDRFGESAPEKDLLAHFGFTPQRIADTVKALLAR, encoded by the coding sequence ATGAACCAAGTCCAGAAGATCACCTCCGCCACCAGCCTGACCTGGCCGGTGACCGCGGCGCTGCGCGCGCTCGCCATCGATGCGGTCGAGGCCGCCAAATCCGGCCACCCCGGCGCGCCGATGGGCATGGCCGAGATCGCTGCCGTGCTGTGGCGCCAGCACCTCCGCCACGACCCCGCCGACCCGACTTGGCCCGACCGCGACCGCTTCGTGCTGTCGAACGGCCACGCCTCGATGCTGATCTACGGCCTGCTCCATCTCACCGGCTACGACCTGCCGCTCAGCGAGCTGAAGCGCTTCCGCCAGATGCACGCCAAGACGCCGGGCCATCCCGAGGTCGGCGTCACCGTCGGCGTCGAGACCACCACCGGCCCGCTCGGCCAGGGCTTCGCCAATGCCGTCGGCATGGCGATTGCGGAGAAAACGCTGGCCGCCCAGTTCAATCGCCCCGGGCACACCGTCGTCGACCACCGCACCTTCGTGTTCCTCGGCGATGGCTGCCTGATGGAGGGCATCAGCCACGAGGCCGCCTCGCTCGCCGGACGCCTGGGGCTCGGCAAGCTGGTCGCGCTCTATGACGACAACGGCATCTCGATCGACGGCAAGGTCGAGGAGTGGTTCGCCGACGACACCCCGGCGCGGTTCGAGGCCTATGGCTGGCACGTGGTGCGCGATGTCGACGGCCACGACCCCGCCGCCATCGATGCCGCCATCACCGTTGCACTCGGCGTCGGCAAGCCCAGCCTGATCTGCTGCAAAACAGTGATCGGCCGCGGCGCCCCCACCAAACAGGGCACCGAGAACTCGCATGGCGCCCCGCTCGGCCCGGATGAAGCGGCCAAGGCCAAGGCGGCATTCGGCTGGAGCCACCCGCCGTTCGTGGTGCCAGACGACGTTTACGCCCAATGGAACCAGCGCGCCCGCGGCGCCGGCTTGCACGCCGACTGGACCCAGCGCTTCGAAGCCTACCGCGCGGCCTTCCCCGAGCTCGCCGCCGAGTTCGAGCGCCGCATCAACGGCGATTTGCCGGCAACCTTTCCGGCCGCGACCGCGCACGCATTGGCCGAGGCCAAGGCCGCCGGCAACGTCGCCAGCCGCAAGGCCGGCCAGGTGGCGCTGTCGGCGTACGCGCCGGACCTGCCCGAGTTGCTCGGCGGCTCGGCCGACCTCACCCACTCCAACCTCACCAATTTCAAGGGCTCAACTCCGATCACCCGCGACGCGGCCGGCAACACCATCCTGTTCGGCGTGCGTGAGTTCGGCATGAGCGCGATTGCCAACGGCATCGCGCTGCACGGCGGCTTCATCCCCTTCGTCGCCACCTTCCTGGTGTTCTCCGACTACGCCCGCAACGCCATCCGCATGAGCGCGCTGATGGGGCAGCGGGTGGTCTACGTCTTCACCCACGATTCGATCGCGCTTGGCGAGGACGGCCCCACCCACCAGCCGGTCGAGCACGTCGAAAGCCTGCGGCTGATCCCCAATCTCGACGTCTGGCGGCCGGCCGATGCGGTCGAGACCGCGTTCGCCTGGCGGGCGGCGCTGGTTCGCAAGGACGGCCCGACCGCCATCGTCCTGTCGCGCCAGACCCTGCCGGCCCAGCCGCGCGAGGCGGCGACGGAAGCTGCAATCGCCAACGGCGGCTACGTGCTGTCGGAGCCCGCGGCCAAGCCGGCGGCGGTGTTGGTCGCCACCGGCTCGGAGGTGGCGCTCGCCACCGCCGCCCGCGACCTGCTCGCCGCCGACAACATTGCGGTGCGGGTGGTGTCGATGCCCTGCCGCGAGGCATTCGAGCGGCTCGGCACCGCCGAGCAGGCCACGGTGATCGACCGCGCGATCCCGCACGTCGCAGTCGAAGCCGGGGTGACCCGCGGCTGGCGGGCGGTGGTCGGTTTCGGCGGCGACGTCGTCGGGCTCGACCGCTTCGGCGAGTCGGCGCCGGAGAAGGACCTGCTGGCCCATTTCGGCTTCACGCCGCAGCGGATCGCCGATACCGTCAAAGCCCTATTGGCTCGCTGA
- the fba gene encoding class II fructose-bisphosphate aldolase (catalyzes the reversible aldol condensation of dihydroxyacetonephosphate and glyceraldehyde 3-phosphate in the Calvin cycle, glycolysis, and/or gluconeogenesis) — MALVSLRQLLDHAAEHGYGLPAFNVNNMEQVRAIMEGARAVQAPVILQASAGARKYAGEHFLRHLILAAVESYPEIPIVMHQDHGASPAVCVSAIRNGFTSVMMDGSLRDDGKTPADHAYNAAVTGKVVEIAHSIGVSVEGELGVLGSLETMKGDKEDGHGAEGTMTREQLLTDPEEAARFVAETQVDALAIAIGTSHGAYKFSRKPTGDILAIDRIKEIHARIPNTHLVMHGSSSVPQELLAEIREFGGDMKETYGVPVEEIVQGIKYGVRKVNIDTDIRLAMTAAVRRVFAKNPSEFDPRKYLAVAQDAAKKVVIARLEAFGAAGQAGNIKPIELDEMAARYKKGELKQVVTDGKAAA, encoded by the coding sequence ATGGCCCTCGTATCGCTGCGCCAGTTGCTCGACCACGCCGCCGAGCACGGCTATGGCCTGCCGGCCTTCAACGTCAACAACATGGAGCAGGTCCGCGCCATCATGGAGGGTGCGAGAGCCGTCCAGGCGCCGGTGATCCTTCAGGCCTCTGCCGGCGCCCGCAAATATGCCGGCGAGCACTTCCTGCGGCACCTGATTCTCGCCGCCGTCGAGTCCTATCCTGAGATTCCGATCGTGATGCACCAGGACCATGGCGCCTCGCCGGCAGTGTGCGTCTCGGCCATCCGCAACGGCTTCACCTCGGTGATGATGGACGGCTCGCTGAGGGACGACGGCAAGACCCCGGCCGACCACGCCTATAACGCCGCCGTCACCGGCAAGGTGGTCGAGATCGCCCACTCCATCGGCGTCTCGGTCGAGGGCGAGCTCGGCGTGCTCGGCTCGCTGGAGACCATGAAGGGCGACAAGGAGGACGGCCACGGCGCCGAGGGCACCATGACCCGCGAGCAGCTATTGACCGACCCCGAGGAGGCCGCCCGCTTCGTCGCCGAGACCCAGGTCGATGCCCTCGCCATCGCCATCGGCACCTCGCACGGCGCCTACAAATTCAGCCGCAAGCCGACCGGCGACATCCTTGCCATCGACCGCATCAAGGAGATCCACGCCCGCATCCCGAATACGCACCTCGTGATGCACGGCTCGTCCTCGGTGCCGCAGGAACTGCTGGCCGAGATCCGCGAGTTCGGCGGCGACATGAAGGAGACCTACGGCGTGCCGGTCGAGGAGATCGTCCAGGGCATCAAGTACGGCGTGCGCAAGGTCAATATCGACACCGACATCCGCCTTGCCATGACCGCGGCGGTGCGCCGGGTGTTCGCCAAGAACCCGTCGGAATTCGACCCGCGCAAGTACCTCGCCGTCGCCCAGGATGCCGCCAAGAAGGTCGTCATCGCCCGGCTTGAGGCGTTCGGCGCCGCCGGCCAGGCCGGCAACATCAAGCCGATCGAGCTCGACGAGATGGCCGCGCGATACAAGAAGGGCGAGCTGAAGCAGGTGGTGACCGACGGAAAGGCCGCCGCATGA
- a CDS encoding phosphoribulokinase, translating into MSRKHPIIAVTGSSGAGTTSVKRTFEQIFRREGVTAAFVEGDSFHRYDRFEMRERIAEEAKKGNRNYSHFSPETNLLKELEQLFAEYSRSGHGRVRRYVHDAEEQQLYGVEPGNFTPWQDITGETDLLFYEGLHGAVMTEEVNVAQHVDLKIGVVPVINLEWIQKLHRDKATRGYSTETVTDTILRRMPDYVHYICPQFTETDINFQRAPTVDTSNPFVARWIPTADESIVVIRFKNPRGIDFPYLLSMIDGSWMSRANSIVIPGGKLDIAMQLILTPMILKLIEMKRRAL; encoded by the coding sequence ATGTCCCGCAAGCACCCGATCATTGCCGTGACCGGCTCGTCCGGCGCCGGCACCACTTCGGTGAAACGCACCTTCGAGCAGATCTTCCGCCGCGAGGGCGTCACCGCCGCCTTCGTCGAGGGCGATTCCTTCCACCGCTACGACCGCTTCGAGATGCGCGAGCGCATCGCGGAGGAGGCCAAGAAGGGCAACAGGAACTACAGCCACTTCTCGCCCGAAACCAATCTGCTCAAGGAGTTGGAGCAGCTGTTCGCCGAATATAGCCGCAGCGGCCACGGCCGGGTTCGGCGTTACGTCCACGACGCCGAAGAGCAGCAACTCTACGGCGTCGAGCCTGGCAACTTCACGCCATGGCAGGACATCACCGGCGAAACCGATCTGTTGTTCTATGAGGGACTGCACGGCGCGGTGATGACCGAGGAGGTCAACGTCGCCCAGCACGTCGACCTCAAGATCGGCGTGGTGCCGGTGATCAATCTGGAATGGATCCAGAAACTCCACCGCGACAAGGCCACCCGCGGCTATTCCACCGAGACGGTGACCGACACCATCCTGCGACGCATGCCAGACTATGTGCACTACATCTGCCCGCAGTTCACCGAGACCGACATCAACTTCCAGCGCGCACCGACGGTCGATACCTCCAACCCCTTCGTGGCGCGGTGGATTCCGACCGCGGACGAGTCGATCGTGGTGATCCGGTTCAAGAATCCCCGCGGCATCGATTTCCCCTATTTGTTGTCGATGATCGACGGCAGCTGGATGAGCCGCGCCAATTCCATTGTCATTCCCGGCGGCAAGCTGGATATCGCCATGCAGTTGATCCTGACGCCGATGATCCTGAAGCTGATCGAGATGAAGCGCCGGGCACTTTGA
- the puhE gene encoding putative photosynthetic complex assembly protein PuhE, with protein MADYGIAVLYALFLWWFSTGAILFLDGLPRWTFKWSMAGATALLAGALHGVWATSYDVTPFGAYAGFSCGLMVWAWNEMAFLMGYATGPVRAPCPPAVTGWARFSLATRTILHHELAILASAALVVAVTWGAPNQVGTVTFFVLWLMRLSTKFNIFLGVPNLSEEFLPTHLEYLKTYFVRRPMNMLFPFTVTASTLFTTYLVHNAVTSAPFPAAAYSLLSTLSGLAVIEHWFLVVPLPVAVLWRWGLRTHENLRTGPQAWPTLCEACPLVREASQDHAPDGTTPQLRAWSIPLDLDCDSVRLRELLDAISNGSYGEIESVDGIVRSGGGWIRFDLEGVSAVEFDAGGRPRHHPRVVAVGRALDGTRLQEAFVGCAARPAELGRREAGGAGH; from the coding sequence ATGGCCGACTACGGCATTGCCGTGCTCTACGCCCTGTTCTTGTGGTGGTTTAGCACGGGCGCGATACTTTTTCTCGACGGTCTGCCGCGGTGGACCTTCAAGTGGAGCATGGCCGGCGCCACCGCGCTGCTGGCCGGGGCATTGCATGGCGTCTGGGCGACGTCCTATGACGTGACGCCGTTCGGGGCCTACGCTGGCTTCTCGTGCGGGCTGATGGTGTGGGCCTGGAACGAGATGGCGTTCCTGATGGGATACGCCACCGGTCCGGTGCGCGCGCCCTGTCCGCCGGCGGTCACCGGATGGGCGCGGTTTTCCCTCGCCACCCGTACGATTCTCCACCACGAGCTGGCGATTCTGGCGTCGGCGGCGCTGGTGGTGGCGGTGACCTGGGGAGCGCCAAACCAGGTCGGGACAGTAACGTTCTTCGTGCTGTGGCTGATGCGGCTCTCGACCAAGTTCAACATCTTCCTCGGCGTTCCCAACCTGTCCGAAGAGTTTCTGCCGACGCACCTGGAATACCTGAAGACCTATTTCGTCCGCCGGCCGATGAACATGCTGTTCCCGTTCACGGTGACGGCGTCGACATTGTTCACGACCTACCTCGTGCATAATGCGGTGACGTCCGCGCCGTTTCCAGCGGCGGCCTATTCGCTGCTGTCGACGCTGTCGGGGCTCGCGGTGATCGAGCACTGGTTCCTGGTGGTGCCGCTGCCGGTCGCCGTGCTGTGGCGGTGGGGGCTGCGAACGCACGAGAACCTGCGCACCGGCCCGCAGGCTTGGCCGACGCTGTGCGAGGCTTGCCCGCTGGTTCGGGAAGCCAGCCAGGACCACGCGCCCGACGGGACGACGCCGCAGCTTCGGGCCTGGAGCATTCCGCTCGATCTCGACTGCGATTCGGTTCGGCTGCGGGAATTGCTCGATGCCATCAGCAATGGCAGCTACGGCGAGATCGAGAGCGTGGACGGCATCGTCAGATCCGGCGGCGGCTGGATCCGATTTGACCTTGAGGGGGTGTCTGCGGTCGAGTTCGACGCGGGCGGCAGGCCACGCCACCACCCGCGCGTGGTCGCGGTCGGGCGCGCGCTCGACGGCACTCGGCTGCAGGAGGCATTCGTCGGCTGCGCCGCGCGTCCGGCGGAGCTTGGCCGGCGGGAGGCCGGAGGGGCCGGACATTGA